A single window of Bradyrhizobium daqingense DNA harbors:
- a CDS encoding amidase gives MHRPRAEETVTSLHDLSAVDLIAGYRAKQFSPSEVLEDVLAHVAAWEPHLKALYAFDPDGAREAAKASTARWTGGEPSGALDGVPVTVKDNIATKGVPVPLGAASVKLVPAEKDAPPAARLREAGAIIFAKTTMPDYGMLSSGLSSYHALARNPWDLTKNPGGSSAGAGAAAAAGYGPLHLGTDIGGSVRLPAAWCGLVGLKPSFGRVPIEPTYVGRVAGPMTRTVDDCALMMSVIAKPDRRDGTSLPAEPLNWKGLEKSPGKLRIGLMLDPGCGLPLEKSVREVAVKAAKALESAGSVVTEVDGILTREMLDGLDNFWRARMWDDLSRLTPAEQAKVLPYIFKWGESGAKLSGVDVIRGFNQTMAIRAAAGKLFCELDYVISPTAPNVNYPAEWASPTNDPMKPFEHIAYTVPWNMSENPAVSVNGGFDANGFPIGVQIVGRRFDDLGVLGMAKAFEGLRGAQRPWPSPPAK, from the coding sequence GCATGTCGCGGCGTGGGAACCGCATCTGAAGGCGCTCTATGCATTCGATCCCGACGGCGCGCGCGAGGCCGCCAAGGCTTCGACCGCGCGCTGGACCGGCGGCGAACCATCCGGCGCGCTCGACGGCGTGCCTGTGACGGTGAAGGACAACATTGCGACCAAGGGCGTGCCGGTGCCGCTCGGCGCGGCCAGCGTCAAGCTGGTGCCGGCAGAGAAGGACGCGCCGCCCGCGGCGCGGCTACGCGAAGCCGGCGCGATCATCTTCGCGAAAACCACCATGCCCGATTACGGCATGCTGTCCTCGGGGCTCTCCAGCTACCACGCGCTCGCGCGCAATCCCTGGGACCTCACCAAGAACCCCGGCGGCTCCAGTGCGGGCGCCGGCGCCGCCGCTGCGGCCGGCTATGGACCGCTGCATCTCGGCACCGATATCGGCGGCTCGGTGCGCCTGCCCGCCGCCTGGTGTGGCCTCGTTGGCTTGAAGCCGAGCTTCGGCCGCGTGCCGATCGAACCGACCTATGTCGGCCGCGTTGCAGGTCCCATGACCCGCACGGTCGACGATTGCGCGCTGATGATGAGCGTGATCGCCAAACCCGACCGGCGCGACGGCACGAGCCTACCCGCCGAGCCGCTCAACTGGAAAGGATTGGAAAAGTCGCCGGGCAAGCTGCGCATCGGCCTGATGCTCGATCCCGGCTGCGGCCTGCCGCTGGAGAAGTCGGTGCGCGAGGTCGCGGTGAAGGCTGCCAAGGCGCTCGAATCCGCAGGCAGCGTCGTCACCGAAGTCGACGGCATCCTCACACGCGAGATGCTCGACGGCCTCGACAATTTCTGGCGCGCGCGGATGTGGGACGATCTGTCCAGGCTGACGCCGGCTGAGCAGGCCAAGGTGCTGCCCTACATTTTCAAATGGGGCGAGTCCGGTGCGAAGCTTTCGGGCGTCGACGTCATCCGCGGCTTCAACCAGACCATGGCAATCCGCGCCGCGGCGGGAAAGCTGTTCTGCGAACTCGACTACGTGATCTCGCCGACCGCGCCGAACGTGAACTATCCGGCGGAATGGGCTTCGCCCACCAACGATCCCATGAAGCCGTTCGAGCACATCGCCTATACCGTGCCGTGGAATATGTCGGAGAATCCTGCGGTCTCCGTCAATGGCGGCTTCGATGCCAACGGTTTTCCCATCGGCGTGCAGATCGTCGGCCGCCGCTTCGACGATCTCGGCGTGCTCGGCATGGCCAAGGCGTTCGAGGGCCTGCGCGGCGCGCAGCGGCCCTGGCCAAGCCCGCCGGCGAAGTAG
- a CDS encoding crotonase/enoyl-CoA hydratase family protein → MAYETIKYEVAEQILTITLNRPDKLNAFNAQMQSELIDAFDAADKDDDVRAIIVTGAGRGFCAGADLSSGADTFDRDARRGPVKRLADGKVDYSDPQVRDGGGQVTLRIFKCLKPVIAAVNGPAVGIGVTMQLAMDIRIASEAARFGFVFSQRGIVPEAASSWFLPRIVGISQALEWCYSGRVFPAQEALAGRLVSKVVAPDDLLPTARALAKEFAAKTAPVSVALIRQMMWRMMGADDPMEAHKVDSRGIYARGRSDDVKEGVVSFLEKRPAQFKNKVSTDMPDYFPWWTEREYK, encoded by the coding sequence ATGGCGTATGAGACGATCAAATACGAGGTCGCCGAGCAGATCCTCACCATCACGCTGAACCGGCCCGACAAGCTCAACGCCTTCAACGCGCAGATGCAGAGCGAGCTGATCGACGCGTTCGACGCTGCCGACAAGGACGACGATGTCCGCGCCATCATCGTCACCGGCGCCGGCCGCGGCTTTTGCGCGGGCGCCGATCTCTCCTCGGGCGCCGACACGTTCGACCGCGACGCGCGACGCGGACCGGTGAAGCGCCTCGCCGACGGCAAGGTCGATTACAGCGATCCGCAGGTGCGCGACGGCGGCGGCCAGGTGACCTTGCGCATCTTCAAGTGCCTCAAGCCGGTGATCGCGGCGGTGAACGGCCCGGCCGTCGGCATCGGCGTCACCATGCAGCTCGCGATGGATATCCGCATCGCATCGGAGGCCGCGCGGTTCGGCTTCGTGTTCTCCCAGCGCGGCATCGTGCCCGAGGCGGCCTCGAGCTGGTTCCTGCCGCGCATCGTCGGCATCTCGCAGGCGCTCGAATGGTGCTATTCGGGCCGCGTCTTCCCGGCGCAGGAAGCGCTTGCCGGACGCCTCGTCAGCAAGGTCGTCGCGCCCGATGATCTGCTGCCGACCGCCCGCGCGCTCGCCAAGGAATTCGCCGCGAAGACCGCGCCTGTGTCGGTGGCGCTGATCCGCCAGATGATGTGGCGCATGATGGGCGCCGACGATCCGATGGAGGCCCACAAGGTCGACAGCCGCGGCATCTATGCACGGGGGCGCTCGGACGACGTCAAAGAAGGCGTGGTGTCGTTCCTGGAGAAGCGTCCGGCACAGTTCAAGAACAAGGTGTCGACTGATA